In Pochonia chlamydosporia 170 chromosome 3, whole genome shotgun sequence, the following are encoded in one genomic region:
- a CDS encoding mRNA splicing factor, thioredoxin-like U5 snRNP (similar to Metarhizium robertsii ARSEF 23 XP_007822559.2), whose translation MGTILLPHLITGWHVDQAILSEDNRLVVIRFGDPNNNPDLDIMDEVLSKVAPLVQKWAVIYVCDISKVPDFNHMYELNTNEEPFAVMFFFRNKHIMCDFGTGNNNKMNFVERNRQDVVNILEAVYRGATKGKGQVNSPKGKNLLSNERTMIR comes from the exons atgggcaccatcctcctcccccacCTCATCACAGGCTGGCACGTCGACCAAGCCATCCTCAGCGAAGACAACcgcctcgtcgtcatccGCTTCGGCGaccccaacaacaaccccgaCCTCGACATCATGGACGAAGTCCTCTCCAAAGTAGCGCCCCTGGTCCAAAAATGGGCCGTAATCTACGTATGCGATATATCCAAAGTCCCCGACTTTAACCACATGTACG AATTAAACACGAATGAAGAGCCCTTTGCAGTCATGTTCTTCTTTAGAAATAAACATATCATGTGCGATTTCGGAACCGGCAATAACAATAAGATGAATTTCGTGGAGAGGAATAGGCAGGATGTGGTTAATATTTTGGAGGCAGTGTATCGGGGTGCTACCAAGGGTAAAGGTCAAGTGAATAGTCCAAAAGGTAAGAATCTCCTCTCCAATGAGCGCACAATGATTCGCTAA
- a CDS encoding cell morphogenesis protein (PAG1) (similar to Neosartorya fischeri NRRL 181 XP_001258222.1): MLIINSLLHIGGVLGCLTSARDRLKQSTRSGTRFEDETDHELSWDQTIRPSASASAFATPARHQPHSRESSGDKTIHSPPALTSPRGHSQRQGLGGAFERPIDPSKTAVYGHHRQTSIVHGFQHSRNGSRSSMSTSPLSPQIIAAAGVGLDRSDIQSAAARLDKEAGMPSRPGTSLAGPTLSPVGGMPMERSASAVDVSSPGSATQRRPERVQSRSRRDHPGHQSHSRTHRDDQKTVGEYALHVLFTSFIAQAEEKLTECITVPFDPEPNIDRVCGPGVDPAFDQLIVALGHIASPKPKALIDSMMLWRKSKSDAANEARSQLQQLRGNQPGGPLLRRNTEPVQPGPGSGPADPTSPSTVTLSAKQEFVAQQERRSTVSIYILCRVLLEVICQSNLASITPEMEDKLESIIFGQLKIADPEQLMLSPLKLANWTLFAQLLGHMSGINFHGVSRRFIEDLDGSLQERLIKSPTSSAARDFEGKMELVLGGMKHLRIKISPESAWEKSCEFLVSLGRLFAKSHGQRVKAAFCQVIDMLLLPIAAKASNSHLMHPKWSEVVSAISSRLAQLFAKPRHWTVAFPLTATLLCVSSPDNFGSGWLQLVLSLQTKVKDRYTKPLCLQVISRLIWTYLYRTNDNFQTTVRKLDEVMRLILPSSKRSIISSDTAVIEPLIQIIRIIGFKYPEYCFRTVVFPLINAELFTANKELRVEQLDPDRIVVGIRAFLCIMSDLEKGEQGRPPFPQFYDIPPLAERLPTSPVLSFPRDGPLSIPGSGPKEEIISRPVLTHVLGDGVREYYLQFCQILGKITIVCDNTFGGQAALDEKFNSPGPKTPISESFTFSRRDEQPNASDQKQAFYELLHVAVQALPRCLPVDIPFNSLINLLCTGTAHVQSNIAESSAHSLKAIARQSHAQQVTMGFARFIFNFDDRYATMSDGGMLGPGHIESTLRLYVELLQIWIEEIRHKSREAASDQPDANASEKRAMKLDLSSIWAEVDQAEAHGLFFLCSQSRRVRHFAITVLRLITEFDKALNKDATEEKETLRLIDILENDSNQIMNFNDEHLSVAERSRLQRGLQNANSKDAVVELCTSDVSYDATLWFKIFPNLIRIAFDKCPFAITICRDLVCNRILQMYKPIVYLSEPTRGLYYGPDSAGRIGSRSPAAQPEVMIEQWKLYLIFACTALADPGSLPTSQTPPDGQHVRKTSKPSSADRIVTARTLFKYLIPLLSVSSASVRDAVVVAMGSINIHIYRTLLEELQGQVSRCNDEARARIHQRTNSSPRRNRKMDLLRTEITHVFKLTSHFLKDAQVYQSEFFLNNLTSYAKDLKLFLMDGEVQMDWEFQKLRRHYCGLMEALFEGINRTDDPSRWMTFESRKSAFSLMEDWCGFSPNQNQIRAREDTMRQSLIDQQSLGERGTVTAAMEIEKRNLRTAALSAMAALCGGPISITTESGVTLQFDMRRMLAWIEAIFNSGSDKMNITGQRALKNLVIHNQAYPYLLEHCISRCYLAEVPKVLESYFSVTVDVLQQHINYPCPFYKLLGLCLFTLGNDQSEIRSKSSTVLRSLEARQQRNSKIQDFDISISDKTQAVYKLAQFEISKRLAKQYTELAFFVFSEFTYYFKDLQPAAQRNAIAVILPWIQTVELKLDPNGGPTAQSYVLLANLLELTIKSGGALHNEVQALWQALATGPHPGNVRLILDFIMHLCLERREQNFVEYAKQIVVFLSTTNSTPGIKVVEFLLMQINPKAMVPNEKRETIPPPSDVNNFPYCADLGEALPVGTKQAGFSLGQLSLILLVDLMVSPVHLTADNVPLLLQVVTVLWDHYTPLVQEQAREMLVHLIHELVISRMDDLPVGVARESIEDLVDAIRRHDRTVVWGYEDSNGNVDDHDNKVPPSMEYLTTEVVKTFQVTFPAIKEQWGRLSLTWATSCPVRHLACRSFQVFRCVLTSIDQYMLGDMLARLSNTVADEDPEIQSFSMEILTTLKTLLVKLDSDRLLTFPQLFWTTCACLESINEREFLEAVEMLNELVNKLDFRLPNVRRIIAEGQPERWDGQFDGIQPLLYKGLRSSLCWQPTLDSIDNLVKLPGDPLIGDDSRLLFALLANFPRFLNELEVGAPTEGTMRTANILLFEADRLGLESIAVALDDYISGRQLDSAFFLSQLFMALREHFLPQQEFKMITFLIGLLTNSLSWVKVQTMRILCVAIPEVDMRNPELAGHGSDLISPLLRLLQTEFCMGALEVLDNIMTMSGSHMDKHHLRMSMTRSTSKAVRKEYERTQSLFGIPESSGWAIPVPASKTEATRANIHAAFYMCQSTEGSSTEATPTAEVEFHDDDFPYGYFESAERTETMLSDDGRVDGPVGDLVTKLDSLDDFFDEPSSPTTDDDGRSSRTVTEFSPESFESGTELYDEQILPILHEASNTTAFQNGFIDRPMGISRDLASNTMNPGAFTAGMSSRPPLHSRSITSPSAPSAYHSHMVSEIGSDDEYLSGGFSDADDERPDVKGHVKSPNSTSRPTMRRIGHQSRDDSLREPTLPQVTPRMPNSKAFHPNMMSGGDVL, from the exons ATGCTGATCATCAATTCGCTGTTACACATTGGCGGCGTCCTCGGCTGTCTCACAAGTGCAAGAGACAGG TTGAAACAGTCGACTCGGTCTGGGACGAGATTCGAAGACGAAACCGACCATGAGCTTTCGtgggaccagaccatacGTCCAAGTGCCAGTGCAAGTGCCTTTGCAACTCCAGCGCGACACCAGCCGCACTCCCGCGAGTCCTCCGGCGACAAGACGATACACTCGCCGCCTGCTCTAACCTCACCCAGAGGACATTCCCAGCGACAAGGCCTCGGCGGAGCTTTCGAACGCCCGATAGACCCTAGCAAAACCGCTGTGTACGGACACCACCGGCAGACTTCCATCGTCCATGGCTTTCAGCACTCCAGAAACGGGAGTCGATCAAGCATGTCTACCAGCCCCTTGAGTCCGCAAATCATAGCTGCTGCAGGAGTGGGATTGGATAGATCGGATATACAGTCGGCAGCTGCGCGCTTGGATAAGGAAGCCGGCATGCCATCCCGCCCCGGAACTTCTCTCGCCGGTCCTACTCTAAGTCCAGTCGGAGGCATGCCAATGGAGAGATCAGCCTCGGCCGTAGATGTATCCAGCCCGGGTTCAGCAACGCAAAGACGGCCGGAGCGAGTGCAAAGTAGGTCCCGGCGGGATCATCCGGGACATCAATCACATTCTCGAACTCATCGAGACGACCAGAAGACTGTCGGAGAATATGCCCTGCATGTTCTATTTACCTCT TTTATTGCacaagcagaagaaaagcTCACGGAATGCATCACCGTACCATTTGACCCTGAACCGAACATCGACCGTGTTTGCGGACCTGGCGTTGACCCAGCCTTTGACCAGCTGATTGTTGCCCTGGGACACATTGCTagtccaaagccaaaggcCCTGATTGATTCAATGATGCTCTGGAGGAAGAGCAAAAGTGACGCCGCGAACGAGGCCCGAAGTCAGCTCCAACAATTGCGCGGCAATCAACCAGGAGGTCCGCTATTGCGCAGAAATACTGAGCCAGTGCAACCAGGTCCTGGATCAGGTCCGGCAGATCCCACAAGCCCAAGCACCGTAACATTGTCTGCAAAACAAGAATTTGTTGCTCAACAAGAGCGTCGATCAACCGTCTCGATTTATATCCTATGTCGCGTTCTTCTTGAGGTTATTTGCCAGAGCAATCTAGCTTCCATTACGCCAGAAATGGAAGACAAGCTGGAGAGTATCATCTTTGGGCAGCTCAAAATTGCGGATCCGGAGCAGCTCATGCTCTCACCTCTGAAACTAGCGAACTGGACCCTATTTGCACAACTGCTAGGACACATGAGCGGCATCAACTTCCATGGCGTTTCGCGAAGATTCATAGAAGACCTCGATGGTTCATTGCAAGAGAGATTAATCAAGAGCCCAACTTCATCTGCTGCGCGGGATTTCGAGGGGAAGATGGAGCTTGTCTTGGGCGGCATGAAACACCTGAGAATCAAAATTTCTCCCGAGTCTGCTTGGGAAAAATCGTGCGAATTTTTGGTCTCGCTTGGACGCTTGTTTGCCAAATCCCATGGACAGAGGGTGAAAGCCGCTTTTTGCCAGGTCATCGATATGTTATTGTTACCCATCGCCGCGAAGGCCAGCAACAGTCACCTCATGCATCCCAAATGGTCGGAGGTCGTGTCGGCCATTAGCTCTCGCCTTGCTCAGCTGTTCGCAAAACCGCGCCACTGGACCGTCGCCTTCCCTCTCACAGCCACTCTGCTTTGCGTATCGTCGCCTGATAATTTTGGCTCCGGGTGGCTACAGCTGGTCTTGTCCCTCCagacaaaggtcaaagaCAGATATACGAAGCCCCTTTGCTTGCAAGTCATATCCAGGCTGATATGGACGTATTTATATCGAACGAATGACAACTTCCAAACCACGGTGCGGAAGCTTGACGAAGTGATGAGATTgatcttgccatcttcaaaacGGAGCATCATCTCGTCGGACACTGCCGTTATCGAGCCGTTGATCCAAATAATTCGAATTATTGGCTTCAAGTATCCTGAGTACTGCTTCAGAACCGTCGTATTCCCTCTCATAAACGCCGAACTGTTCACAGCCAACAAGGAGTTGCGAGTCGAACAGTTGGACCCTGACAGAATCGTCGTTGGAATACGGGCTTTCTTGTGCATCATGTCTGACCTGGAAAAGGGCGAACAAGGTCGACCTCCTTTCCCACAGTTTTATGACATCCCTCCTTTGGCTGAGAGGCTTCCAACGTCGCCTGTTTTGTCATTTCCTCGAGACGGCCCCTTGTCGATTCCTGGTTCAGGTCCGAAAGAGGAGATCATCTCTAGACCTGTCTTGACACATGTTCTTGGAGACGGGGTTCGGGAGTACTACCTTCAGTTCTGCCAGATACTCGGTAAAATTACCATTGTCTGCGACAACACGTTCGGCGGCCAAGCAGCATTAGATGAAAAGTTTAACAGCCCGGGACCGAAAACACCGATTTCGGAATCCTTCACATTCTCTCGACGAGATGAGCAGCCGAATGCTTCGGATCAAAAGCAAGCGTTCTACGAATTACTACATGTTGCTGTTCAAGCACTTCCACGGTGCCTCCCTGTTGACATTCCTTTCAACTCCCTAATCAACCTACTCTGCACAGGAACCGCACATGTTCAGTCTAACATTGCTGAATCGTCTGCACATTCACTGAAAGCCATTGCCAGGCAATCCCACGCGCAGCAAGTGACGATGGGGTTTGCCCGATTTatcttcaactttgacgaccGTTATGCGACGATGTCGGATGGCGGCATGCTTGGACCAGGACACATTGAAAGTACTTTACGTCTCTATGTTGAGTTACTGCAAATCTGGATTGAAGAAATCCGACACAAATCAAGAGAGGCTGCCTCCGACCAACCAGACGCGAATGCTTCTGAGAAACGAGCCATGAAGCTAGATTTGTCGAGCATATGGGCAGAAGTTGACCAAGCCGAAGCCCATGGCCTATTCTTTCTATGCTCACAATCCCGCCGGGTCCGGCATTTCGCGATTACTGTACTGCGGTTAATTACcgagtttgacaaggcacTAAACAAAGATGCCACTGAAGAGAAGGAGACATTACGATTAATTGATATCCTGGAGAACGACTCCAACCAAATCATGAATTTTAACGACGAACATCTTTCTGTTGCTGAGCGCAGCAGATTGCAGCGAGGACTGCAAAACGCGAACAGCAAGGACGCAGTGGTAGAACTATGCACGAGCGACGTTTCCTACGATGCAACTCTTTGGTTCAAAATATTCCCCAACCTCATCCGCATTGCATTCGACAAATGCCCGTTTGCGATAACCATCTGCCGAGACTTGGTTTGCAATCGTATCCTGCAAATGTATAAACCAATTGTGTATCTGTCTGAGCCAACTAGGGGGTTGTATTATGGGCCCGACTCAGCAGGCCGAATAGGCAGCCGATCTCCCGCCGCGCAGCCGGAGGTTATGATTGAGCAGTGGAAACTATATCTGATCTTTGCCTGTACAGCCCTGGCAGACCCTGGAAGTCTGCCCACAAGTCAAACTCCTCCAGATGGCCAGCATGTACGCAAAACTTCTAAACCTTCGTCCGCGGATAGGATCGTGACTGCTCGGACTCTTTTTAAGTATCTGATTCCGCTTTTATCTGTTTCCTCGGCCTCCGTCCGCGATGCGGTTGTGGTTGCTATGGGCTCAATCAACATTCACATCTATCGGACGTTGTTGGAAGAGCTCCAGGGCCAGGTATCACGTTGTAATGATGAGGCGAGAGCCAGGATTCATCAGAGGACCAACAGTAGTCCGCGACGCAACCGCAAAATGGATCTGTTACGAACGGAAATAACCCACGTCTTCAAGCTGACCTCTCACTTTTTGAAAGATGCTCAAGTTTACCAATCCGAGTTCTTCCTGAATAATTTGACTTCATACGCCAAAGACTTGAAGCTGTTTCTCATGGATGGTGAAGTTCAAATGGATTGGGAATTCCAAAAACTTCGACGACATTATTGCGGCCTTATGGAGGCTCTCTTTGAAGGGATCAACAGAACGGATGATCCCTCCCGCTGGATGACGTTTGAATCTAGGAAGTCGGCGTTCTCCCTGATGGAAGACTGGTGCGGCTTCTCGCCAAATCAGAATCAAATACGAGCCAGAGAGGATACAATGAGACAATCTCTGATCGATCAGCAGTCCCTGGGTGAACGCGGGACTGTTACGGCAGCCATGGAAATAGAGAAACGAAACCTCCGTACTGCTGCCCTAAGCGCCATGGCCGCTCTCTGTGGTGGccccatcagcatcaccacgGAGAGTGGTGTCACGCTGCAGTTCGACATGCGCCGTATGCTGGCTTGGATAGAAGCAATTTTCAATTCTGGAAGCGATAAGATGAACATTACAGGCCAACGGGCCTTGAAGAATCTCGTCATACATAACCAGGCATACCCATATCTTCTGGAACATTGCATATCACGCTGTTACTTGGCCGAAGTGCCCAAGGTACTAGAAAGTTACTTTTCTGTCACCGTTGATGTGCTGCAGCAGCACATTAACTATCCATGTCCTTTTTATaagctccttggcctttgctTGTTCACTCTCGGAAATGACCAGAGCGAGATACGATCGAAGTCGTCGACTGTGCTCCGATCGCTCGAAGCACGACAACAGCGGAACTCCAAGATTCAGGACTTTGACATCAGTATTTCCGACAAGACACAGGCCGTCTATAAATTGGCGCAGTTCGAGATTTCCAAGCGACTTGCAAAGCAATACACCGAACTTGCCTTCTTTGTGTTTTCCGAATTCACCTATTATTTCAAAGATCTTCAACCTGCAGCACAGAGAAATGCCATCGCTGTCATCTTACCATGGATTCAGACAGTAGAGCTAAAACTTGACCCCAATGGCGGTCCGACGGCGCAGTCCTATGTACTCTTGGCAAACCTCCTTGAACTCAccatcaagtctggtggtgcctTACACAACGAAGTCCAGGCTCTCTGGCAGGCTCTTGCCACCGGGCCACACCCTGGGAATGTCCGTTTAATTCTGGACTTTATTATGCATTTGTGCTTGGAACGACGCGAACAAAACTTTGTGGAGTACGCCAAACAGATTGTGGTGTTCctatcaacaacaaacagcACGCCTGGGATCAAAGTGGTTGAGTTCTTACTTATGCAAATCAACCCCAAGGCCATGGTGCCAAATGAGAAGCGAGAAACCATCCCGCCACCATCAGATGTCAATAACTTCCCCTACTGTGCCGACCTTGGCGAAGCGTTGCCGGTAGGGACGAAACAAGCTGGGTTCTCGCTGGGCCAGTTGTCGCTTATTTTgctggtggatttgatggtgTCCCCTGTTCACCTCACCGCCGACAATGTCCCCCTTCTGCTCCAGGTAGTCACTGTGCTTTGGGACCATTATACGCCCCTTGTGCAAGAGCAAGCCAGAGAGATGCTGGTTCACTTAATTCATGAACTTGTCATTTCCCGGATGGACGACCTCCCGGTAGGTGTGGCAAGGGAATCCATTGAGGACCTGGTTGATGCGATACGTCGACATGATCGCACTGTTGTTTGGGGATATGAAGACAGCAACGGGAATGTGGATGACCACGATAACAAGGTGCCTCCAAGCATGGAATATCTCACCACAGAAGTTGTCAAAACCTTCCAGGTCACCTTCCCTGCCATCAAGGAGCAGTGGGGTCGGCTATCTCTCACTTGGGCCACGTCGTGTCCAGTGAGGCACCTGGCTTGCCGGtctttccaagtcttccGATGTGTTCTGACATCGATCGATCAGTACATGCTGGGCGATATGCTCGCTCGTCTGTCAAATACTGTGGCTGACGAAGACCCTGAGATTCAATCTTTCTCCATGGAGATCCTGACAACATTAAAGACTCTACTGGTGAAGTTGGATTCCGACAGGCTTTTGACATTTCCACAACTGTTCTGGACGACTTGCGCATGCTTGGAGTCGATCAATGAGCGGGAGTTTCTCGAAGCGGTTGAGATGTTAAATGAGCTCGTTAACAAGCTCGATTTCAGATTACCAAATGTGAGACGAATTATTGCGGAAGGCCAACCAGAACGCTGGGACGGGCAGTTTGACGGCATCCAGCCCTTATTATACAAAGGCTTGCGATCATCTTTGTGCTGGCAACCGACCCTCGATTCTATCGACAATCTAGTAAAGCTTCCTGGGGATCCCCTGATTGGAGACGATAGCAGATTGCTGTTtgcgttgttggcaaacttCCCCCGGTTCTTAAACGAGTTGGAAGTTGGTGCACCGACGGAAGGAACCATGAGAACCGCGAATATACTTCTCTTTGAGGCTGACAGACTGGGACTCGAATCCATTGCTGTGGCTCTCGATGACTACATCTCTGGCAGACAATTAGACAGCGCATTCTTCCTGAGCCAACTGTTCATGGCCTTGAGGGAGCATTTCCTACCCCAGCAGGAGTTCAAGATGATCACCTTTTTGATCGGGCTCCTCACAAACTCCCTGTCCTGGGTGAAGGTGCAAACTATGCGAATACTGTGTGTTGCCATCCCCGAGGTTGATATGCGCAATCCAGAACTCGCGGGGCACGGTTCTGACCTCATCTCCCCATTGCTGAGACTTCTTCAAACAGAGTTCTGCATGGGTGCACTGGAGGTCTTGGACAATATCATGACCATGTCAGGCAGCCACATGGACAAGCATCATCTGCGAATGAGCATGACTCGATCCACGTCCAAAGCTGTCCGTAAAGAATACGAGCGCACCCAAAGCCTCTTTGGCATTCCTGAATCCTCTGGCTGGGCCATTCCAGTACCCGCCAGCAAGACAGAGGCTACACGGGCAAACATTCACGCTGCATTTTACATGTGCCAAAGCACCGAAGGGTCTTCCACCGAAGCAACTCCAACGGCGGAAGTCGAGTTCCACGATGACGATTTTCCGTATGGCTACTTTGAATCTGCGGAGAGAACAGAGACAATGCTCTCTGATGACGGTCGTGTGGATGGTCCTGTTGGAGACTTGGTCACAAAGTTGGACAGTTTGGATGACTTTTTCGACGAGCCGTCCAGCCCCACGacagacgatgatggcagaTCGTCTCGCACGGTTACCGAGTTTTCTCCAGAGTCGTTTGAATCTGGCACCGAGCTTTACGATGAGCAGATCTTGCCTATTCTTCACGAGGCATCCAACACTACAGCGTTTCAAAACGGATTCATAGATCGCCCAATGGGGATTTCGAGAGATTTGGCCTCAAATACCATGAACCCAGGCGCTTTTACGGCGGGTATGTCATCAAGACCACCGCTTCATTCAAGGTCCATCACGTCACCTTCTGCGCCGTCCGCATATCACTCGCACATGGTTAGTGAAATAGGATCTGACGACGAATATCTTTCTGGAGGATTCTCggatgccgatgatgaaCGGCCCGACGTGAAGGGCCACGTGAAGTCTCCAAATTCAACATCACGACCTACGATGAGACGAATTGGTCACCAATCCCGCGATGACAGCCTACGCGAGCCTACACTTCCACAAGTAACACCAAGAATGCCAAACAGCAAGGCTTTTCATCCGAATATGATGTCAGGTGGGGATGTCCTCTGA
- a CDS encoding NADPH--cytochrome P450 reductase (similar to Aspergillus terreus NIH2624 XP_001214242.1): MAELDTLDIIVLGVILLGTLAYFTKGTLWGITKDPYANAFANANGAKAGRSRNILEKMDETGKNCVIFYGSQTGTAEDYASRLAKEGKSRFGLETMVADLEEYDFDNLDAMPSDKVAMFILATYGEGEPTDNAVEFYEFITGEDVSFSEGSDPALQNLNYVAFGLGNNTYEHYNSMVRNVDKALQKLGAHRIGEAGEGDDGAGTMEEDFLAWKDPMWAALAEKMGLEEREAVYEPTFGIVDRDNLTADSPEVYLGEPNKMHLEGTAKGPFNSHNPYIAPIAESRELFSAKDRNCIHMDVDISGSNLSYQTGDHIAIWPTNSGDEVDRFLDVIDLKEKRSNVISVKALEPTAKVPFPTPTTYDAIVRYHLEICAPVSRQFVATLAAFAPNDEVKAEMTRLGSDKDYFHTKTGPHFYNIARFLDTVGKGAKWTNIPFSAFIEGLTKLQPRYYSISSSSLVQPKKISITAVIESQMIPGRKDPFRGVATNYLFALKQKQNGDPNPSPFGKTYALDGPRNKFDGIHVPVHVRHSNFKLPSDPGKPVIMVGPGTGVAPFRGFIQERAKQAQNGATVGRTLLFFGCRKRSEDFLYEAEWEEYKNALGDSLEIVTAFSRETSKKVYVQHRLKERAKEVGELLSQKAYFYVCGDAAHMAREVNTVLAQIIAESRGVSEAKGEEIVKNMRAANQYQEDVWS; encoded by the exons ATGGCGGAACTCGACACGCTCGATATCATTGTCCTCGGGGTCATCCTCCTGGGGACGCTCGCTTATTTCACAAAAGGCACTCTTTGGGGCATCACCAAGGACCCTTACGccaatgcctttgccaacgctAATGGCGCCAAAGCCGGGCGCTCTCGCAATATTCTCGAGAAGATGGACGAAACTGGCAAGAACTGTGTCATCTTCTACGGATCTCAGACTGGAACCGCTGAAGATTATGCCTCCCGTCTTGCCAAGGAAGGGAAAAGCCGCTTCGGTTTGGAGACCATGGTAGCCGATTTGGAAGAATACGACTTCGATAACCTCGATGCTATGCCGAGCGACAAGGTCGCCATGTTCATCTTGGCTACCTACGGCGAGGGTGAGCCCACCGATAACGCTGTCGAGTTCTACGAGTTCATCACGGGTGAGGATGTCAGCTTCTCCGAGGGCAGCGACCCGGCCCTGCAGAATCTCAACTACGTCGCCTTCGGCCTGGGAAACAATACCTACGAACACTACAACTCCATGGTTCGCAACGTTGACAAGGCTCTCCAGAAGCTCGGCGCCCACCGCATCGGCGAAGCCGGTGAGGGTGACGACGGTGCTGGCACCATGGAAGAAGACTTTCTGGCCTGGAAGGATCCCATGTGGGCCGCTCTGGCGGAGAAGATGGGCCTTGAGGAACGTGAAGCTGTCTATGAACCTACCTTTGGAATCGTTGATCGTGATAACCTAACTGCTGACTCTCCCGAGGTCTACCTCGGCGAGCCGAACAAGATGCACCTCGAGGGCACTGCCAAGGGTCCCTTCAACTCCCACAACCCTTACATTGCACCAATCGCGGAATCTCGAGAGCTCTTCAGCGCCAAAGACCGAAACTGTATTCATATGGATGTTGATATTAGTGGTTCCAACCTCTCCTACCAGACCGGCGATCATATTGCCATTTGGCCCACAAACTCTGGCGACGAAGTTGACCGATTCTTGGACGTTATCGACttgaaagagaagaggagcaATGTTATCAGCGTCAAGGCACTGGAGCCAACGGCCAAAGTTCCCTTCCCTACCCCGACTACCTACGATGCCATTGTCCGATACCACCTGGAAATCTGTGCCCCTGTTTCTCGCCAGTTTGTTGCCACCCTGGCTGCCTTTGCACCCAACGACGAAGTCAAAGCCGAGATGACCCGGCTTGGAAGCGACAAGGACTATTTCCACACCAAGACCGGACCTCATTTTTACAACATTGCTCGATTCCTGGATACAGTCGGCAAGGGCGCCAAGTGGACAAACATTCCCTTTTCTGCCTTTATCGAAGGCTTAACCAAGCTGCAGCCCAGATACTACTCTATCTCATCGTCCTCTCTCGTCCAGCCCAAGAAGATTTCCATCACTGCCGTCATCGAGTCACAGATGATTCCCGGACGAAAAGACCCATTCCGCGGCGTCGCTACCAACTACCTTTTTGCtctcaagcagaagcagaatgGCGACCCCAACCCATCTCCATTTGGTAAAACCTATGCCCTGGACGGTCCTCGCAACAAATTTGATGGCATCCATGTTCCCGTTCATGTTCGTCACTCCAACTTCAAGCTCCCCTCGGACCCCGGCAAGCCTGTCATCATGGTTGGACCTGGTACCGGTGTCGCTCCTTTCCGTGGATTCATTCAGGAGCGAGCAAAGCAGGCTCAAAACGGTGCTACCGTCGGACGTACGCTTCTCTTCTTCGGTTGCCGGAAGCGTTCCGAGGACTTTTTGTACGAGGCTGAATGGGAG GAATACAAGAACGCTCTCGGTGATAGCCTCGAAATCGTCACCGCCTTCTCCAGAGAAACCTCCAAAAAGGTCTATGTCCAGCACCGTCTCAAGGAACGAGCCAAGGAAGTCGGCGAGCTCCTATCACAGAAGGCATACTTCTATGTCTGTGGTGATGCCGCCCACATGGCTCGTGAAGTGAACACTGTCTTGGCTCAAATCATTGCCGAGTCGCGAGGCGTGTCAGAAGCAAAAGGAGAGGAGATTGTAAAGAACATGAGAGCAGCAAACCAATACCAG GAGGATGTCTGGTCTTAG